The sequence GACCACCGCCTAGGCCGCAACTTCGCGCTTGAGCCGGTTCTCAACGGCCAGCTCCACGACCTGATCAGTGCCTCAATCGCCGCCGATCAGAGCCGCCAGCTCGAAGAGCTGGCCCAACAGGTAGCCAGCTGAGCGCTCTTAGGACCCAATCACGTATTTGGCCCACTCGCCATGCTGACCAGAGGAGATCTGGCGACTGGCTTCAAAGCTGAAGCTGCCCAGGGGCCTATGGGGTGGACGCAGCAGGGGCATCGCGGCCTCCCGCGGCGTGCGGTTGCCCTTGCGAACATTGCAGGGCAGACAGGCTGTGGTGACGTTTTCCCAGGTATCCAGGCCTCCGCGGCTGCGCGGCACCACATGGTCGACAGAGAGATGCTCAGCGCTAGCCCCGCAGTACTGGCAGCGATGGCCATCGCGGTGAAACAGGTTGCGACGGGTCAGGGGCAACGGCTTGTAGGGCACCCGCACGAAATGACGCAGGCGGATCACCGTAGGTAGCAGGGTGTCTTCGCGAATCCTGCGAGCCGGGTCATGCTCAAGCCCCTCCGCCTTCCCCTTCAGCACCATCACCACCGCACGACGCCAGGTAGTGATGTTGAGGGGCTCGTAGGAGGCGTTTAGAACGAGAACGTGGCCCATGCCAGCACCCGTGATCGGCGGCATGCTAGTGGCAATCTTCGCTGTAATCCGTGACCCAGGCGACCGAGACCAGTTGGAGTGCCCCGGCCCATGAGGCCAGCCTGGCTCGGCAACGGGCCTGGGTAGAGGTAAGTACCGGCGCCATAAGTGCTAACGCCCGCAGCCTGAAACGCTGCATAGGCAATGGCACCGAGCTGATGGCTGTGGTCAAGGCCGACGGCTATGGCCATGGATCGATCCCCGTGGCCCGGGCCGCCATCGCTGGTGGAGCCAGTCAGTGCGGTGTCGCCACCCTGAGCGAAGGCATCGAGCTGCGCAGGGCCGGCATCGAAGCGCCCATCCTGGTGCTCGGCAACCTCACCCAGGTGGAGGAGCTGCGCAGCTGTCTGCACTGGCAGCTCATGCCCACCATCAGCGGCATGCGCGAAGCCCTGCTCTGCCAGAACCTCGCCAGCGGCCAAGGCCGCCCGATGGCCCTGCAGCTCAAGCTCGACACTGGCATGGCTCGGCTCGGGGCCGATTGGCAGGAGGGGCCCAGACTCGTGGCCGCGATCACGGAACTGGAAGCCGTGCAGTTGGCCGGTCTCTATTCCCATCTCGCCAGTGCCGATGCATCAGCGGATGCCGATGACGGGCTAACCGATCAACAGCAGCGGCTGTTCGAGACGGTGCTGCAGGCCCTAGAGCACCAGCGCCTGCAGGCTGGCATCCGCCACCTGGCCAACTCGGCCGGCACCCTGCGCAGCCCAGGGCTGCACTACGACCTAGTGCGAGTCGGCCTGGCGCTATACGGGCACAGCCCGGCGGCCCACCTGACTTCTGTCACACCCCTGCAGGGAGCGATGACCCTGCACGCCCGCGTCAGCCTGATTCGGGAGGTCGGCAGCGGGGTGGGGGTGAGCTACGGCCATCGCTTCCGCACCAGCCGCCCCAGCCGCCTGGCCGTTGTTGGCATTGGCTACGCCGATGGCGTGCCCCGCCAGCTCTCCAACCAGCTGGAAGTGCTGTTTGCAGGCCAACGTCTGCCCCAAGTGGGAGCCATCACCATGGACCAACTGGTGCTCGATGCCACCGACTGCCCTGGACTGGAGGTGGGGTCGGTGGTGACTCTGCTGGGCAAGGAGGGAAGCGAACAAATCACCCCCACCGACTGGAGCGATCGCTGCCAGACCATCCCCTGGGAAATCCTCTGCGGCTTTAAGCACCGCCTGCCGCGACTCACCGCCGCCCAGGCCGCCTGGGAAGCCCCAGGCGATAGGGCTCACTGATAAAGTCAGCAAGCCCCCTGGAGAGGTGGCTGAGTGGTTGAAAGCGGCTCCCTGCTAAGGAGTTACAGGAGGCAACTCTTGTCGAGGGTTCGAATCCCTCCCTCTCCGTTGTTAAGTCCGAATGCTTATTTACGGCTGGCTGCGGCCAGCCGGGTAGCTATCTCGGGTAAGAGCTTGGGATCTTGGGCGCAGACCTTGCCCTCGGAAAAAATCACCAGTAGGAAGGGCAGCGCTTTTGGCGTAGAGCCCTCAGCTGACGGCTCCACGTAGGCAGCATCGTGCCGGGCCTGGCTCATCCAGCCCGCCTTGCTCCAGAGGCGAGAGCCAAGAGGCAAACCCTCACCAATGAAGCCATCCACCTGGTTTTCTGGATCCGCAAGCCTCTGGGTTGGATCCAGGCTGCGCGCCAGCAGAGCTGCCATCCGAGCACAAGCCGGTGGCGAGACCAGGGCCGACGCCAGCACGGCCTGCAACAGACGGGCTACCGCATCGGTACTGAGGCGATTGCGGTTTTCAAGCTCACTGCCGTAAAAGTCCCGCTCCCGCCCGTAGGGACCATCTCCCCAGGTTTTTTGGCAAGCATTACAGCCCTGCAGCTCCGGCCAGCCAAGCTCGCTCAGCCAGCCATTGACAAGCTGACGCTGCTCCAGCCAGCGGGCCATGCGCTCGGGGGGCAGAGAAGGGCCGCTAGTGGTGCCACTAAGCAAATCAACCACCAGGGAGGTGGCGTCGTTGCTCGAATCCCGAATCATGTCTGAGAGGGCACGCCGCAGCTCGGGCGTATCCGCAAGCAAATCAGCCTGGCGCCAGGCCTCGGCCGCCACCAAGTACACCAGCTTCACCACGCTGGCTGGGTAGCGAGGACGATCCCCAGCCCAGCTCGCCCCCTGCACCGGCTGGGCCCAGAACTGATCGGGATCCAGATCGGCAGCTCGGCCAACCAAGGGCTGGTCGTAGCGAAGCCAGGTAATGGAGAGGTGCTGGGCTAAACCAGGCCGCCCCTCTAGCTCTAGAGCCCGCACCAGATCGGCCAGGATCTGAGCCATCGCTGGATCGGGGCTGTAAAAAGCCATCACCGCCGGCCAACGTTGTGGCGAGATTAGCTGTGCTGACAGTGAACACCATCAACCCTGCCCAGCTGGCTGCCGGCACCCCAGCCGCGCCGGAATGGCTCCTCGCCGGCACGAACTGGCAGCTCACTGGCAGCGTCAACCTCTACAGCCAGGCCCGCGGTGAGGGGCTAGCCAGCCAGGCCTGGCCTGGACGCCACCTACAAATCCTGTCCAGTCCTGCAGCAACGGGGCCAGGAATGCGGCTGCGGGTACGACTGCTCGACGATGGCTACCCAGGCTGGCTTGAGCCCGATGCCCTGCTGGGGCGAGCAGTGGCGTGCTCCCCGCCCCAGCCGCAACTCCTGC comes from Cyanobium sp. Tous-M-B4 and encodes:
- the alr gene encoding alanine racemase; this translates as MTQATETSWSAPAHEASLARQRAWVEVSTGAISANARSLKRCIGNGTELMAVVKADGYGHGSIPVARAAIAGGASQCGVATLSEGIELRRAGIEAPILVLGNLTQVEELRSCLHWQLMPTISGMREALLCQNLASGQGRPMALQLKLDTGMARLGADWQEGPRLVAAITELEAVQLAGLYSHLASADASADADDGLTDQQQRLFETVLQALEHQRLQAGIRHLANSAGTLRSPGLHYDLVRVGLALYGHSPAAHLTSVTPLQGAMTLHARVSLIREVGSGVGVSYGHRFRTSRPSRLAVVGIGYADGVPRQLSNQLEVLFAGQRLPQVGAITMDQLVLDATDCPGLEVGSVVTLLGKEGSEQITPTDWSDRCQTIPWEILCGFKHRLPRLTAAQAAWEAPGDRAH
- a CDS encoding serine hydrolase is translated as MAFYSPDPAMAQILADLVRALELEGRPGLAQHLSITWLRYDQPLVGRAADLDPDQFWAQPVQGASWAGDRPRYPASVVKLVYLVAAEAWRQADLLADTPELRRALSDMIRDSSNDATSLVVDLLSGTTSGPSLPPERMARWLEQRQLVNGWLSELGWPELQGCNACQKTWGDGPYGRERDFYGSELENRNRLSTDAVARLLQAVLASALVSPPACARMAALLARSLDPTQRLADPENQVDGFIGEGLPLGSRLWSKAGWMSQARHDAAYVEPSAEGSTPKALPFLLVIFSEGKVCAQDPKLLPEIATRLAAASRK
- a CDS encoding HNH endonuclease, whose amino-acid sequence is MGHVLVLNASYEPLNITTWRRAVVMVLKGKAEGLEHDPARRIREDTLLPTVIRLRHFVRVPYKPLPLTRRNLFHRDGHRCQYCGASAEHLSVDHVVPRSRGGLDTWENVTTACLPCNVRKGNRTPREAAMPLLRPPHRPLGSFSFEASRQISSGQHGEWAKYVIGS